Below is a window of Dictyostelium discoideum AX4 chromosome 1 chromosome, whole genome shotgun sequence DNA.
TTCTATTAATACCACTCTAACTACTAATAGTAGTAATCTTTGAGATTataattaacaataatattattatctattattaccactattattttattatatttaataataattattattattatttttattattattattattactattgttttttttttttttttttatggtataataattataataaataaataaaaaaatttcgaCCAATGATCATACTCGATAATGATGTTAAcacttatttttattttttttaattattgttttcaatatataaattttttttttttgaatattatttttgtaaagatcaccactaccatttattttcaaacaattgtcatacttttaaaaaaaaaaaaaaatatatatatacatgtATGTTTTTTTAGACTAAATACAATTGTTATGCAATAACAAGtacaaaattataataaaaaaataataaaaaaaaaataataaaaaaaaaataataaaataaaaagaaaaaaataaaaagaaaaagaaaaaaatatatgtgTAATAGATGGTaaagattaatttttttttttttttttttggtttatggtaagagagaaaaaaaaaaaaaaaaattttaaacccttacattatatttatattttgaaaaaaaaaaaaaaattaagctTTTCgtttaaataatgaaccTATAGTTAAATTCGATTGaagtaattttattattttcaagtttggaaaaataaaataaaaaataaaaaattaagtcaggttttatttttttttttttttttttttattatttttttcactattgctattattgatgaattatttttattattgttgtatttattatttttaatatccattttaaaaaaaataaaaaaaaaaaaaaatgattaggaaataaaaaaaaaaaaaaatggtaaaaaaaaaaaaaaaatgatgagaAAAAATTTGTGGATgttggtgttttttttttttgtaattattttttttattattttaaaaaaaaaaaaaaaaatgtttatataattaattgccaaaataaatatttactgTTATTTAAAGTatcaatactattattattatttttttttttttaattttttttttttttataaatgaaattgaatttattgtagattattaaaaaaaaaagtaaaaaaaaaataaataaaataaataataataaacgattacaattatttgtttaaaatgaaaaaaaaaataaaaaaaataattactattgtttttttttttttttttttttaaaaaaaaaaaaaaaattaaattataaatatgtgtatttatatattattaattatttataataatagtagtgatAATTTATGATTaagttattaaaatcaatggcaattatttttttatttttatttttattttttatttttatttttttaaaaaaaaccataGGTGTtagatattaaatatataatttgtGTGTGTATTTATGTGGGGGtagttttataattttattttaaatgaattatatttttcttctttatcaTTTCCATTATACCCAATTGTCAAGTAGGTATCTTTCAATACcgctactactactactactactacaattagaattgaataaaaacaaattataaataaataccaCATacaagtaaaaataaaataaaaatgtcatatgaataaattttatttttattttatttcattttattttattttattttttaacaaatataGAAAACAATACATAATTATCATTGGTTTTTagtataatttttatttttttatattttgagAATTTGTGTgtaaaaatacaatttaatttttttttttttttttttttttaatatttattactttaaaatatgaaattattgttattatttttattattattatttgtttgaacaaaatattacatttttcattttatttgttatttatataaatatttaattatataaataaataacacacacaaaaaaattttaaaaaatctgtCGAATAGTTTTATCACCTTTATACCCCCAAATAGTACACGCAAAAATACATATAATGAGTgtgaataaaaatatatgtcTTTTCGAAATGATCAAAAgaaatatctaaaatttattaattattttattatttaattattttggtacaaatgtttttatatatgtgtgtgtgtgtgtgtgtgtgtgtgtgtgtgggaattttaaaattataaattttggtttttatGTGTGTATGGTGAGCGAGTGTTTGTGTAATGGTGGTTTTTGTGGTAGTTGTGGTAGTTGTGGTAGTTGTGgtagtttattaaaaacaatgaatgtctttatttttttttttattggtataTAATTTAGTTAATGTAATACTggaattttgtttttttttatgactttaacaaataaaaaaaaaaaactaaacaaataaataaatagcgAATCAATTGTGGAGGTGCAAGTGGAAATGAGAtctttattgtttatttatttatttattttctttctaatATAAAGTCCCattgtaattatttaattgaaaaaataataaaatttttaaaaaaaaaaaaaaaaaaaaaaaaaaaaaaaaaaaaaaaaaataataaataaatccaatatattttttatttccttttttttactttaaatataaacaaatacaagtaatatatatatattacttttttttttttttttactttataaatattaatcttgatttacaaattaataaaaaagaatttatattatttttaaaccttttttatttttttttattttttttttatttcaaaggtttaattaatttataaattaaaaaaataataaaaataaaaaatgaataaataaattgtgattaaaaaaaaaaaaaaaaaaaaaaaaaaaaaaaaagtgaatagataaaaaaaaaaaaaaataaaaaaataaaaaaataaaaaaatttttatcagtggataaaaataataataatagtaacaataataaaaataataaaaataaaaacaaactCATTTGTGATGATATAAATCtcttttaactttttttttactatgtattgtttttatattttttttgtttttttttaatattattatttttattattgtagttggtggtggtggtggtggtggtggtggtggtaaacaTTTGAATTCTCTTTGTTCTATGTTGAGAAAAagtgtaaaataaaaaaaataaaaataaaaataaaaatttaaaaataagatTATTCCAacttaatatatattaagtttaattttttttttttttttttttaaattcaaaaataataataaaaataataataataaaagtgtGGTATAATTGTGttattaattcaacaacCCAGAAAAAGAATTGCACAAATTTGATGAtaacaataaatttaatcaCCCAAcgagttttattaaaaaaaaaaaaatgtaaagataaacaataaataaaaataaaaagaaaaagaaaaataaaaataaaaataaaaaaaaataaaaataaaaaaagtaaaactAAGCTGGGGGAGTGTTTTAAAAGGGTGTAGATAAATTTAGTCTTTTTTTTGACacaaaaaagaatcaatacACTCTCTTGCACATACCTTGCAACTCGgaaattgtaatttattaaaaaaaaaaaaaaaaaaaaaaataataatttaatttattgtgcaaaagaaaaaaaaaaaaaaaaaaaaaaaaaagtaaaaataaaaagagaaaaaaatatatatataataataaagaaaaaaatagagAGAACTAGGTTTAAAAATGGTAGAAAATGGTGGTTATTGAAATGCAAGTGGTCGacattattaaatacaaCGAATAAACccccactttttttttttttttttttttttttttttttttttttttgtaaaattagtGGATAAAACCATCCATTGTATTTACAAACaattgaatgaaaaaaaataaaaaaaaaaaatagttatttttttgaatctcttaccttttttttttttcttgactgtggtttaaaaaaaataaaatctaaattttaccaaattataaaagaagaattaatgtaattgattttatttttttttaattattttttgttgcggtttgaaaaaatattaataatagagaACAGTATAATTTTcgttttcttgttttttttttttttttttttttttttttttttagagtaataacaataatattaaaataaatttattatccaattagaaataattacgtttatctttaataccttttttttttttttttttctgtgttttttttatgttttttttttaaattattttttattttttttattttttaaagttttaaaaatattatggAGGTTTTAAGAAAGTGAAAATCCTTTCTATATTTTtgagaaaaattaaattaaatggaataatgaaaattgggtttatttattttttattttaaaatatttttatttttaagtaattggaaaataaaaaaaatatggaaAATTGAGTGGAAGTTAAGTTTTTTgaataggaaaaaaaaaaaaatgaaaaaattttgttttgaaaaaaaagggtttttataattatatatctTTATAGTTAATTATTGGGAAAGCCACAAAAACAGCCAATTGAAGAAAAtccattgaaaaaaaaaaaaaaaaaaaaaaaaaacaataaaaaaaaaggtgtttaaaaaaagggAGCGTAAAAGgtcaaatcaaaaaaaaaggaaaaattataaaattaatttaaaaaaaacactacCGTCAAGGTGTTTATATTGAAGATGTTTTagatttcattaaaattccTAAATTGTACAAGAGGGCCAAATCTTAATTGggaaaattgaaaataaaaataaaaataaaaataaaaataaaataaaaccaataaaaataaaaaaaaaaaaaaaaataaaaataaaaaagtttaaacttttttaattttaattttaattatttttaaaataaaaaaaaaaaaaataaaaataaaaataaaaaaacttatttCATTTGTGTGAAAggaaagaaatttaaaaaaaattaaattgaatttttataataaaaaaaaaaaaaaaaaaaaaaattaaatccacaaaaaaaaaaaaagtttttttgaaatgataTATAAAATCTTTACTCACCTTTTTTTCGTCGGGCTAGTGTTACAATTGTGaatatgaaattttttttttttttttttggtttgttTTGTGAATATAAGAGAGGCAATACCAAAATTTGAAGAAATATATTATGTTTacaatatatattatatatttttactaatgtgacaattttttttttttttatctttttttttattattattattgttattattatccttttcttttttttatttttctatttttatttttaaaattgaatgactgttttttttttttttttttgtttttacttttttttttttctttttttccaattattttttttacttttttttttttttttttaatattatttttattattgtacaGTGGGTGGGACGATCATtcagaaaagaaaaaaaaaaaaaaaagaaattgtttttcaatGGGACCcacttttttaatattgacaAAGGgcaaagatttaaataaaaaattcaaaaaaattcaaaaactaaaaaaaaaaaaaaataaaaaaaaataaaaaaaaataaaaaaaaataaaaaaaaataaaataatcatcATATGAAAATATCTTGTTTGAGtgattgaaattaaaaaaaaaaaaaagaggaaaaaaaaaaatgatgaaattttaatttttttttccaaatttttaaaCGAAACCCAAACTTTGCATTTTGTAgctacaaaaaaaaaaaataataaaaaaaaaaaataataaaaaaaaaaaaatgaaaaaaaaaaaaaatttttgatcaagatattttttgtttagaaattgattataataattttttcaccCACCAATCGAGATTTTGTATgagttttttgtttttacttttttttttttttttttttttttttagttttcatAGTTTCCCAACTTAACTTAcaagttttaattattgtccaataagaaaaaaaattttttaaaaaaaaaaaaaaaaaagtaaaattttttgaaaataaaaaaaaaaaaataaaaatttgtttGAGTCGATTAATATTAATCACCATCACAATcctttaaaattctttttttttttgtttctgttcactttttttttttattttttcatttttatttttgtttttattttttttattatttattttattaaaaaaaaaaaaaaaaatattgacattaatgattttttttataataaaaaaaaaaaaaatgtcagaATATTATAATGAAAGCTATGATTATGGAAGCaagaaactttttttttttttttttttttttcaatttttcattatttctgTCCAAAAATTtgttagaatttttttttgtttgaaaactgtttatataaaatttggCCAATTCCAGATTTaaaccactttttttttttttttttttataagttttttttttttttttttttatataaaaaaatattgttatcaccattacaaaagtttttttttttttttttttttttttttttttttttataatttaaattaattgaataggGTGGATACAATGAAATAtatcaaattatttgttttataaataattagaaTACTTTAcctattaaaatattaaggaagtgataaatttaaaaaattaattaaagaaaaaaaaaaaaaaaaaattaaaaacaaaaacttaccataaaaagaaatcttttttttttttggattttaaattcaataattaaattccaATAATAACTGATGATGaaggtttttatttttattttttgacttttttttttttttttctctcattttaaaaaaaaaaaaaaaaattaaaaaaaaaaaaaaaaaaaaaaattttaaaaccatatatgtatataaataaacaaataaacaaataagtATAAAATCAACGGCTAAAAAAagttcacttttttttttttttttttttttttttttttttttcaaaatttttcatttttttttttttttatttttttttcaaaattttatttaatttttttttcaatttttattaaattttttttttcttttttcaaacacacaaattttttcttttttttttttttcatataaattattaaatttacgTGTTCATTTAAACTTCTATTATGTTATTCAAACAAAACAAAgaagaataattttttattggttaattttttttttttttccatctaaaattatttctttttttttatattttttttttttttttttttttttttttttttttacatacaCATAGCCGACttcaataaaattgtaagtgttttttttatacccgttgaaaaaaaaaaaaaaaaaaaaaaaaaaattcaaaaaaaaaaaaaaaaaaaaaaaaaaattcaaaataaaatcaacttaaattgattaaataaatcaaaaatttcaaaatataaatttaaaattaattttttttaacttggatttttttttatttttattatcattttatttattattattatttttttattttttttttattttttttttttctttttttcatagggaaataatttaatctatagaaatataaagaataatatatataaaaatataaatatttgataCCATtcgaataaataaataaataaataaataaataaataaattaattaattatataaaataaaaataaaaataaaaaaaaaaaaaagaaaagaaatggtatcaaaaaaacaaaaaaaagagaaaataaCGGATCCTATAGTTACAGATGAATCAATGAATATAGATGACAATGGTGGAGACCAAATACATAATGCATTATCACCTACATTATCAGAGGATACAGTTACTAGTAATACAAATCCaaccacaactacaacacCTAGACAAACTagatcatcattatcattatcatcaccttcaattgataatactATAGCATTAGCAACAGCAACTAATAGTAGTAAAAAGCGATCTCGATCCAATAGTACATCAAAGAATAAAAGTAATACAGGTTCATCTAGTAGTACAAATCCATCACCAATGGGTTCACCAACACtttcaacttcaacaattaatttattaaatacaaccacaacaacaaccacaacatcaacaataaaacaaatagaattaaatttacaaaagaataaagatgaatttatagatattaataataaaagaaatatattaataaaagaacttttaatattacaacaacaggataataataataataataataataataataataataataataataataataataataataataataataataataataatgatgatataaaacaacaacaacaattatcacttttaaatttagatcaggataaattacaattaattaatggaaAGGTGGAAGAGTTCTGTAATTCCAATGGTTTTTCGTTTTATTCTCAAATTTTTATagataatttatcatcattaacttcaaaatcattacaaCCAACAACGACATCATCTAAAATACCAACAATACCAGTTGAAAAACCAATTATAGAGAAACCAACATTACCAGAAAGACCAAAAAGTGAGAGATTAAAGAGAcaacaatcattattaaattctacAGATTCAAAAAAACTTTCTACAActtctactactactactacaacaacaacacctaccaccaccacagctacaacaccaccaccaccaccatcatcatcatcaacatcaacatcaacatcaacatcaggTACACCAATTGGTGGAATTaatacaacaccaacaaatacaacaccaacatcaactaataataataataataaaggtaTATGTAATATTAAAGATACAACACCAATACCTTTTTCATTAGCAGAGGAAACATTAACAGATAAATCAACACCAATTAAAACTAGtatacaacaaccacaaaagAAACAGAGAAGAGAAAGTTCATCAacacaattaaataaacaaattacaGAACAAAttcagcaacaacaacaaccaattgaAGAAATTACAATACCAatagaacaacaacaaatgcaaTTATTAGCACAAGTGAATCCACAAGATTTTAAACCAAttccattaccaccaccatcagcATTAATACAAATTCCACCCGTATCAATGGATATAATTGAAAAGGCAAAAGAAGATGCTAAAATAATGAGAAGAATTCATGAACTTCAAAAAAAGGGTGTTTGGGGTTATAAACAACTTCAAAAACTACCAGAACCACCACGTCCAAAAGTTCACTGGGATCATTTATTGGAAGAGATGGCAACTGTATCGGAAGAGTTTATTAGAAATCGACGTTTTAAAACTCGTGTTAGAAAAGTGATTGTAAAGGAGGTAATACGTCATCACCTCTTGATTCAAACTCAAGAAGAACGTGAATTACGTGATGAAGAGAATAGAAAGAAAAAGGTGGCTTCAAATGTTAGTAAAGAGATTAGAAAGTTTTggaatcaaattaaaaaacttgtacaatataaagataaaattcaTCAAGAttcaatcaataaaattgaaagagataaacaattagaattaattgTTGGTAAAACTGAAGcttattcaaatttattagcTGAAAATTTACGtggtcatcatcatcaccattcaacaattacaccaaaagatttattaaatcaatttgatcatgatgttgatgaagatggtaatgaaattgaatataatgatgattttaatacaTCTGATGAATCATCATGTGATTTATctgatgataatattaatgaagaagaagatgatgatggcGAACAATTAGAAAGTAAAGAATATttagaagaattaaaattagaaagtGAAATGCCATtagatgaattattaaaaaaacttgaTCAAGAAAAAtcagataatgatgatgatgataataataataatgaagatgataataataataataataataataataataataataatgaaaattcaatatcaacaaaagatataattaatattgtaTCAAAAAAAGCAAATTCATCACAACCAACAGGATTTACATTAAATACAAGTAATGTTAGAACTAAAgtaccatttttattaaaatttccaTTGAGAGAATATCAACATATTGGATTGGATTGGTTAGTATCATTGTatgaaaagaatttaaatggtaTTTTAGCGGATGAAATGGGATTAGGTAAAACGATTATGACAATTTCATTGATAGCTTATTTAGCAGTACAAAAGGGTGTTTGGGGACCACATTTAATAGTTGTACCATCGAgtgtattatttaattgggAGATGGAATTCAAAAGGTGGTGTCCAGGTTTAAAGATATTCACATATCATGGTACGAGTAGAGATAGAAAAGCAAATCGTAAAGGATGGTCCAAATCAAATGCATTTCATGTTTGTATCACCTCTTACTCGATGGTGATGTCTGATCATTTAATATTTCGTAGAAAGAAATGGGTTTACATGATATTGGATGAAGCTCATGttataaagaattttaaaactcAACGTTGGCAAAATATGTTACATTTCAATACAGAGAGACGTTTACTATTGACAGGTACACCATTACAAAACAATCTTATGGAGTTATGGTCATTAATGCATTTCCTAATGCCAGATATATTTCAATCACATAGGGAGTTTCAAGATTGGTTCTCTAATCCTGTCACTGGTATGATCGagggtggtgatgatgtaaATGAAGATATCATCAATAGATTACACGCGGTTTTACGTCCATTCCTTTTACGTcgtttaaaaaaagatgttgAAAAACAAATGCCACCTAAACATACTCATATCGTTCCTTGTTCAATGTCAAGGCGCCAGAAATTCCTCTATGAAGAGTTTATCAATTCATCATCCACTCAAAGTACACTTTCATCTGGTAGTTTCTTTAGTATAATCAATATATTAATGCAATTAAGAAAAGTTTGTAATCATCCAGATCTATTTGAAATTAGACCAATAGTATCACCATTGGAGCTATATCCAATTCATTTCAAAACATCTTCAATCGTCATTGATATACTAGATGAtataccaattaaaaatttaaatttaaatttattaaatttagatttaattaattatgaaaattcattttcacaTTATGattcaaatcaaattaattcattaatacCAAAAGAATCTgtattattagaattatttaatcaattaGCAATTTCATTACCAAATATTTCACaatataatcaacaacaacaacaacaacaattacaacaacaacaacaacaattacaacaacagcaattacaacaacaacaatttcaacaacaatttcaacaacaaaattataataataataattttaatcaacaacaacaacaacaacaacaacaatatcaatatcaacaaaataataatcaacaacaaaatattcATTCTTGTTTAGatatttatcaaaatcaaagaaatgaatttcaaattaaaagatatcaAGAAACATTAGATAGAATGCGTTATCAAAAGagtaaatattataatagaCCAATTTATGGTAGAGATTTAATTGAGAGTGTAAAGATAACTGATCCAATTAGGGATTGGtttacaatttcaaaaccATCAAATTATATGAgttattcaaattatttggttgatttaattatgaCACCAATTCAAAGACAACAATCAATGATAAagattattgaaaatttcacatttttaatatctacAGCACGTGCTGAACCAATTACATTACTACAATATGGTGCATCACCATCAAAGTTATTAGAGGAACATCGTAAtgaagttttattaattaatggatTATCGAAATCATCATTTGATGCATTCTATCCATCTTATCAACGTATGAAATTATATTTCCCAGATAAAAGATTAATTCAATATGATTGTGGTAAACTTCAACAATTGGCAATACTATTGAGACGTTTGAAACAACAAGGTCATCGTGCATTGATTTTCACTCAAATGACGAAAATGTTGGATATTTTcgaaacatttttaaatcttcatGCTTACACTTACCTAAGATTGGATGGTTCAACAAAGATTGATAAACGTCAAGTTTTAACCGAGAGATTCAATACAGATCCAAAGATATTCCTATTCATTCTATCGACTAGATCAGGTGGTTTAGGTTTAAATTTAACTGGTGCCGATACTGTTATCTTTTATGATACCGATTGGAATCCTTCAATGGATGCTCAAGCTCAAGATAGATGTCATAGAATTGGTCAAACTCGTGAAGTCAATATCTATCGTTTCATAACTCAACATACCATCGAGGAGAATATTctaaagaaatcaaatcaaaagaGACAACTTGATAAAATGGTCATTAAAGCAGGTGAATTCACTAcagatttctttaaaaatctaaatttatCTACAAAATCTTCAATCGATACTATTAAAGATAATGTCACTCAACAAGAATGGGAAAATGCTGTTGAACAAGCTGAAGATGAATCTGATGTTCTTGCTTATAAAAATGCTTTAAAAGAAGCTGATAATGAATATCAagaatttgttgaaattaaagatgataaatcatcatttacaacaataacaacaacaacttcaaatgtttcaacaccaacaactaataattcatcagatgatattgatatggtagatgttgatgataatacTCAAGATTTAGTTGAAGATTATCTTAATCCAATTCAAAAGTTTGCTTTAAAATTAACAGAATCAATCTCATCTTTTACTTTAGAATCATATGGTACTGTTacaaaacaacaattaaaacaacaacaacaacaacaacaacaacaacaacaacaacaacaacaacaacaacaacaacaacaacaacaacaacaacaacaacaacaacaacaacaacaaaaacaaaaacaacaacaacaacaacaacaacaacaacaacaacaacaacaacaacaacaacaaccaaaaattttaaaacttgacgaaaaagataaagaaaatttaaaagaaaatgaaaaagaaaaagaaaatgaaaatgaaaatgaaaatgaaaatgaaaatgaaaaagaaaaagataatgaaaaagaaagagaaaaacaa
It encodes the following:
- a CDS encoding CHR group protein; the protein is MVSKKQKKEKITDPIVTDESMNIDDNGGDQIHNALSPTLSEDTVTSNTNPTTTTTPRQTRSSLSLSSPSIDNTIALATATNSSKKRSRSNSTSKNKSNTGSSSSTNPSPMGSPTLSTSTINLLNTTTTTTTTSTIKQIELNLQKNKDEFIDINNKRNILIKELLILQQQDNNNNNNNNNNNNNNNNNNNNNNNNNNDDIKQQQQLSLLNLDQDKLQLINGKVEEFCNSNGFSFYSQIFIDNLSSLTSKSLQPTTTSSKIPTIPVEKPIIEKPTLPERPKSERLKRQQSLLNSTDSKKLSTTSTTTTTTTTPTTTTATTPPPPPSSSSTSTSTSTSGTPIGGINTTPTNTTPTSTNNNNNKGICNIKDTTPIPFSLAEETLTDKSTPIKTSIQQPQKKQRRESSSTQLNKQITEQIQQQQQPIEEITIPIEQQQMQLLAQVNPQDFKPIPLPPPSALIQIPPVSMDIIEKAKEDAKIMRRIHELQKKGVWGYKQLQKLPEPPRPKVHWDHLLEEMATVSEEFIRNRRFKTRVRKVIVKEVIRHHLLIQTQEERELRDEENRKKKVASNVSKEIRKFWNQIKKLVQYKDKIHQDSINKIERDKQLELIVGKTEAYSNLLAENLRGHHHHHSTITPKDLLNQFDHDVDEDGNEIEYNDDFNTSDESSCDLSDDNINEEEDDDGEQLESKEYLEELKLESEMPLDELLKKLDQEKSDNDDDDNNNNEDDNNNNNNNNNNNNENSISTKDIINIVSKKANSSQPTGFTLNTSNVRTKVPFLLKFPLREYQHIGLDWLVSLYEKNLNGILADEMGLGKTIMTISLIAYLAVQKGVWGPHLIVVPSSVLFNWEMEFKRWCPGLKIFTYHGTSRDRKANRKGWSKSNAFHVCITSYSMVMSDHLIFRRKKWVYMILDEAHVIKNFKTQRWQNMLHFNTERRLLLTGTPLQNNLMELWSLMHFLMPDIFQSHREFQDWFSNPVTGMIEGGDDVNEDIINRLHAVLRPFLLRRLKKDVEKQMPPKHTHIVPCSMSRRQKFLYEEFINSSSTQSTLSSGSFFSIINILMQLRKVCNHPDLFEIRPIVSPLELYPIHFKTSSIVIDILDDIPIKNLNLNLLNLDLINYENSFSHYDSNQINSLIPKESVLLELFNQLAISLPNISQYNQQQQQQQLQQQQQQLQQQQLQQQQFQQQFQQQNYNNNNFNQQQQQQQQQYQYQQNNNQQQNIHSCLDIYQNQRNEFQIKRYQETLDRMRYQKSKYYNRPIYGRDLIESVKITDPIRDWFTISKPSNYMSYSNYLVDLIMTPIQRQQSMIKIIENFTFLISTARAEPITLLQYGASPSKLLEEHRNEVLLINGLSKSSFDAFYPSYQRMKLYFPDKRLIQYDCGKLQQLAILLRRLKQQGHRALIFTQMTKMLDIFETFLNLHAYTYLRLDGSTKIDKRQVLTERFNTDPKIFLFILSTRSGGLGLNLTGADTVIFYDTDWNPSMDAQAQDRCHRIGQTREVNIYRFITQHTIEENILKKSNQKRQLDKMVIKAGEFTTDFFKNLNLSTKSSIDTIKDNVTQQEWENAVEQAEDESDVLAYKNALKEADNEYQEFVEIKDDKSSFTTITTTTSNVSTPTTNNSSDDIDMVDVDDNTQDLVEDYLNPIQKFALKLTESISSFTLESYGTVTKQQLKQQQQQQQQQQQQQQQQQQQQQQQQQQQQQQQQQKQKQQQQQQQQQQQQQQQQQQPKILKLDEKDKENLKENEKEKENENENENENENEKEKDNEKEREKQEKENEIEIEKEKGNEKENEKENEKEKENERDKDKDKDQDQDKDQEMKIINEIPPKNDEDEDNNINNNNNNNNNNNNNNLSNNGNGDNNNNNNNNNNNNNNNNNNNNNNNYGGSLTNQYDNNNLNNNNNNKNNMYIKNFQNKLISPDHNFRKNINSTSKIKSEFKEDNIIVNDNDYNEEDGADDEADDDGDDEADDENEGNDFEGGGRGGRVGEGKKVMIEKKKPLLFFELSGINNQEFQTSLLTVFGDFFQQVPDPDIEQWYLPPLQEPLPTYLFEQVLKDQDEYYRQHYLYLYPPSPPLISFEAFAKPSLSKLKRGKIQKQVAQQYVYSKQHTKEKEKERKLLMKMKKEKDKIEKAKQEEERRAKEKRDQKIHSKKSNSSSSTLSNSNNNVINNSNSGNVTVSGYSGSSTPSSSLSSSTSSISTSNKDKKKSSSSSSSSKKRLVPDDIIVTGGVANSDKSDAELEDFAGSLEESLVSKQGGVPSTTTNSSTSRKKSEYDLFDASSQDEGSTNESGSTTNNNNINNPTSTSSSSSSSGRKRDRKKQRLSKSNGGVGGGGSDLESPISSSSISGIFINSDLILNHMGPPWSQQEDKLILDNVKNFGENWDLITFIIQNSNYSRINRVTRSKSQISERYKVIQKENNNENNNGNNKSPIGDQQQQQQPPFQFSLLDNIKIATSQSRLPGIRGTAIQVPAQVSLHQSHAPLQISTPVTAITASEMALMTTNRFIREKKNQMLQAQLQAQQRAQMSQQQQQQQQQQQQQQQQQQQQQQQQQQQQQQQQQQQQQQQQQPQQPQQPQQLQQPQQLQQPQQLQQPQQLQPQQLQQPPQQPQSQQLQQPPQQIQQLQQPQAQIQQQLPQQLQPQQQQPPQQIPQQQLQFTQSIQSQQIPQLTPQQIQQLTPQQLQQLAQQQQLQQQQQQQQKPPPPPLPQILQQQQQQQQQQQQQQQQQQQQQQQQQQQQQQQMQQLQQQQLQQLQLQQLQQQQLQQQQQLYNMNRNNGQQQQPQQQQPIQGTIPVGKTGSTTVISSIPQVQQPYQNPVIINTTGNGNNGINISIPNSNQPMAINNNTNNNNNLNNNNNNNNTNTINMPMNIQPPSIIGMNINNNNINNNNNINNNNNNINNNNNINNNNNNNNNNNNNNNNNNNNNNNNNINNNNPSTPTNITPPPQPLNANNTVTTVTPTPITTTTTTAATTPTTVSPPIKPVSKRSKKEPTVKVKKISKKEAAAQAQAAAQAASLPNQSSQPSIHAQIQASLQQQLQQQQQQQQNQNQPQQTTPKLAAQPLNNNNNNIYTYQPQ